AACGCCTGACAGTAAAAAAAGGatatgccgccgccgccgctgcaagGATCATCGATCAGGCCattatacataatatactGTTGCCATTCTGAGGAATAAGTACTCAAATAAAAGTGCCGAGAAGCGCCCGAGgataaataagttttttaactACTCAGATGATGTGACCTGGCGAACGATATTTTTCCGTGTATTAGCTCATCTTGGTCGTtccagagaaagagagagggagagagtctTCTTTCCAAGTAAGAATTATTGGCCGTGCAGTCACACACAGCTTGTCAATTGCGTCAACAGTTGTGTGCGCGGTTTTGTTGTTTTCGAACGATGTGCAGATGGTAAACGATTTTGGGCGTTTGTGGAATGCCTGCTGCTATCTTTTATTAGTACTTTTGTCATTTGCTCCGAAATGGAAAAATTGGAGTTTTTGTATGAGTGCTGGCAAAATGACGCTAGCAGATGAGTCTAATGAGATTGCTGTTGAATGTGATCAAGTGTATGATTGTGGCAAGAATTAATGAGATTTAAATAGTTTTGGACGTTGACTTTCATAAATTTTCAGAAGCAACTTGCAATGCTATTAAAGTCACCTatacagcatttttaaaatctttttatCGCTAGTTCAAGATTCTATTTGTTTCCTGTATTTTGATTCGGCAAGCTTATGAGTCTGaaaattgcttgaaaaatctcaaacatACTCATTGTACATGTCTGGGTTAGCTCTCTTTTGCTCCATGTTTCCAGATATTTGGTATGGCTGACACTACTATAACAGTATCGGAGGCAGAATCCGAAACGGATCCAAGAAGAGTTAATGTTAATATCACGCCAACTACACAGCCTAATGGAATACTTATGACACATTCTCATGTACCTCAAAATCCTAATGGAACAGTAACTTTGGGATTCAATTTTAATCCAATGGAAGATTCTAGACGAATTATTGCAGATAATCTATCCACAACTATAGGAGAAATTAGTCCCTTGATAAATTTATCAAGATCAGTAAGTTGAATTGTCAATTTGTTTGTTATTTCGTATTCAAATTATTCATAgttgttttttaatgttttcaGCGACCAGCTTTATCTTTGCAGGAATGGTTAAATCCAAATCACCAAAGACAAATCCAACTCCAAACTCCAACTAATGAACATAATACAAATAGTGTTGTTATCAATGTAGATGGTCGTCCATCAAACTTGGACATTGAAACTCACCAACCTTCAAATAATGAACACCAGCATCATACATTTACAgacaattttgtaaataatattagaGAAGCTGCTAATGCAGGCAACCAAcctaataataacaacaataataataattctgaTGTAAACCCATTGCAATCTCTCGCTATAAGTCCTGAAGCACAAGCAACAAGAAAGAATTTGGAAAGTTACATCCCATTTTTGacaatattatttacaaaatgtaAGTTGATAATTTACTAGTTTATTTCTTTTACTAGCAATTTTcacattaatatatttttgttttttatttccagtTATATATGATAATGGAGCTGAAATACTGAATTTCGTTTTGCTAGTTGTTACATTTATTCAAGCTAATAATGACTTGAaaagagaaatattaaaacagCAAAATCGTAGTCGAATGGCCTTAGTGGGAATCCTATGCTACATAATTGGCTGTTTtgttttcatcaattttgttttcaaggaacctatatttttttcgcACACTTTACCTGTTACTATTTCTCAGTTATTATGGACTGTTGCAGTAACGGATTATGTCTTGAAACTTATAACTGTTGGTATAAAAGTTGTGCTAACTTGTTTACCAGAGAAAGTACTAGCTTTGCAGAAAAGAGTAAGatgatttgataaataaatcttGTACTTGTGAACATCGTCATATTGAGTATGTCTGTATAACTGGTTATTCATTGTAGGGCAAGTATTATTTGATGATAGAAGCTGCTTCACAACTTTATCGGTGTGGTGCTCCACTTAATCCATGGTTTCATTATTTGTATTTGATCTATGAAAGTCCAGATAAAGTGCTTGGAATAgtgctttttataatttacggAATACATAAAGGAGGTGACATTATGTCGCATGTTAAATTGTTTTTTGAAGCAGCATGGAAAATGTTGCAAAATGTGGTATGTATGATTCTATTTATTAAATTGGAAAATTTCAAGGTTCTTGAGTATTAACGATTCTTAATTAAATTTCAGAGTTTGGGTGTGTCTCCAACGAAAGAGCAGATTGTTGCTTCAGGTGGTATATGTGCCATTTGTCATGAGGAGTACTCTATGCCAGTGCGGCTTCTCTGCAAACATATCTTCTGTGAAAGCTGTGTTACTACTTGGCTAGATAGAGAAAGATCATGTCCATTATGTCGTGCTTCTATAACCGACGATCCCATATACAGGGATGGTCATACGACGCATTTTGTTCAACTATATTAGATCAGTACAACGATGGAATAAGTTTCTAATTTCAGAATGTCCATTTTCTAAAACGCTATTCGAATAGCAAATGTTAATTCTTGGAATTCATAAGTGTGAGAGAGGCTAAATGACGTACCACGTTCGACAACGAGGTAacgaaaaacgaaaaattatcCAGTATTTAAATGAATAGGTATGTTAAAAGAAAGTAAATTCGAGATTTCCCgttcaaattattaaaattatattctatCACTATTTGCATATTCTGAAATTAAAAACTTGACAAGCATGAATAAtggtttttgtaaataaactaTGACCGACTATTGAGCTTGAAGGGTCCAATTTTTAATTGCATTTGTTTacaataacttttttaatagaaagaaaaaaacgcgtGTTATATTTGCATAACACTAGTACACATACCatcaaatttaatatattagaGTGTATTCGgttttacattaaaaattgGAACAAGGTGCTCTAatacaatttatttacaaaaattattaaatacttAGGATAGTGTTAATGAAAACTACTGAGGAAGAGCTATTGTGCGTGATTTGTACAAAGTTACACGAACGATATTCGTTTTTGAATTTGTTGAGTGATCTCAATGTTACGAAGTACACAAGAAACTTGCTATATTCAAGTCAATGTTTAATTACAGTTTAAATATTAAGAAAGTACTTACTATTTTTGAACATGTAAGtttcaagtttttttaacTACTTTAAACCTAAAAAGCTCCTTATGAAACAAGTCTTGTATAATATTTGTACATAGCTAACATAaacaaatttgtaaaaaatgcaTACTAATACTAATACCATTAATACTTCTTACGaaaaaacaatataatttCATTGCCTTTCGTGTAATGAAATTAttgtctattttttttttttttttaacttgaTACTTTGTTGTTTAGTGAACATATAAAAATCAAGTTTCATGATGGCAAAAATTAAgtgtttattgaaaatttggATAATGTagggtattttttttaaataaattcatatCTATACAGTAATATTTCTTTACTCtattcagaaaaaaatgaagaattcCTTATATCAATATATGATAATAAACTTAtcaattaaagaaaatatcTGTAGATATCAGCCttaaaaatttaggctaataTCTTTACTTTTTCCTTAATTGTGACTGAAAGTACTCTCCATCACTTCTAGTTGCTTGATTATTGATTTGCTTGTGACGGTCTCGATTGACGATTTCTTCAATAACTTCTCCGTCACCCTTAATTAATCTGGAACATTGatcatttttatgataaatgaATAATCTtggattattaaaaaaactgtATATTGCTCAATTTTTctagttattttttttacctatGTCTTCCAGACTCTTCATCATATATTCTTCGTACAACATTTTGTCGTTTTTCCCATTCTTTTTTAGATATGGGAGCCATTGCTTTTGATCTTAAAGACTGCTCTAATGCAATATCATTTAGCAGTCTATCGTTGTCCATCTTGGTAGaaagctttttttcttcactagcagaattttttacttttttgctgagcttcttcttcaatttctttttctttttcttttttttcttcttttcctttttcttcagTTTCTTGGCcaacttcttctttttctttttcttcttatcTTCCTCTGAGCTActactgctactgctactgGAGTCATCGCTCGAGTCATTGGAATCACTGCTATCACTATCAGAGCTTGAAGATGAAGCTGAGGATGAAGA
The DNA window shown above is from Nasonia vitripennis strain AsymCx chromosome 3 unlocalized genomic scaffold, Nvit_psr_1.1 chr3_random0004, whole genome shotgun sequence and carries:
- the LOC100680134 gene encoding RING finger and transmembrane domain-containing protein 2 isoform X1 codes for the protein MIFGMADTTITVSEAESETDPRRVNVNITPTTQPNGILMTHSHVPQNPNGTVTLGFNFNPMEDSRRIIADNLSTTIGEISPLINLSRSRPALSLQEWLNPNHQRQIQLQTPTNEHNTNSVVINVDGRPSNLDIETHQPSNNEHQHHTFTDNFVNNIREAANAGNQPNNNNNNNNSDVNPLQSLAISPEAQATRKNLESYIPFLTILFTKFIYDNGAEILNFVLLVVTFIQANNDLKREILKQQNRSRMALVGILCYIIGCFVFINFVFKEPIFFSHTLPVTISQLLWTVAVTDYVLKLITVGIKVVLTCLPEKVLALQKRGKYYLMIEAASQLYRCGAPLNPWFHYLYLIYESPDKVLGIVLFIIYGIHKGGDIMSHVKLFFEAAWKMLQNVSLGVSPTKEQIVASGGICAICHEEYSMPVRLLCKHIFCESCVTTWLDRERSCPLCRASITDDPIYRDGHTTHFVQLY
- the LOC100680134 gene encoding RING finger and transmembrane domain-containing protein 2 isoform X2, whose protein sequence is MADTTITVSEAESETDPRRVNVNITPTTQPNGILMTHSHVPQNPNGTVTLGFNFNPMEDSRRIIADNLSTTIGEISPLINLSRSRPALSLQEWLNPNHQRQIQLQTPTNEHNTNSVVINVDGRPSNLDIETHQPSNNEHQHHTFTDNFVNNIREAANAGNQPNNNNNNNNSDVNPLQSLAISPEAQATRKNLESYIPFLTILFTKFIYDNGAEILNFVLLVVTFIQANNDLKREILKQQNRSRMALVGILCYIIGCFVFINFVFKEPIFFSHTLPVTISQLLWTVAVTDYVLKLITVGIKVVLTCLPEKVLALQKRGKYYLMIEAASQLYRCGAPLNPWFHYLYLIYESPDKVLGIVLFIIYGIHKGGDIMSHVKLFFEAAWKMLQNVSLGVSPTKEQIVASGGICAICHEEYSMPVRLLCKHIFCESCVTTWLDRERSCPLCRASITDDPIYRDGHTTHFVQLY